In Aquila chrysaetos chrysaetos chromosome 10, bAquChr1.4, whole genome shotgun sequence, the following proteins share a genomic window:
- the AMOTL2 gene encoding angiomotin-like protein 2 isoform X1, which yields MRTAEDSNGTVLHRLIQEQLRYGNLTENRTLLAIQQQALRGGGGAGSPRSSLESLSPEESQMVQQSTRQEPQGQEHHSDHIYLENSIYRLCQPQHKGEELPTYEEAKAHSQYYASQRGGQQPGGVSPGIWGENGPRGAESGTRRPDEGLKDLKHGHVRSLSERLMRMSLERNGAKAQSPISASHSYPQLSRHHQLAALRGQHPEGPEPRGPPPEYPYVIPSQDTYLAEPRPCSREGPGFQHPEIRVLPTHVPTTFLPPPGTLCPGTLGPASVEALVSAQAVSASSRLARADAVLRENERLQRESEKLRRELESCAEKASCIQKLESEIQRISEDYENLVKASSKREALEKAMRNKRDGEMRRLQDFNRDLKERLESANKQLASKTQESQESNQGSVAKLLAQSYEHQQEKEKLEREVSLLRSANEDQRRRAELLEQALSSAQARAAKAEAELRKKRAYVEKVERLQAALGQLQAACEKREQLELRLRTRLEQELKMLRAQQRHAGAAGGGTPELSAHTLSEQLREKEEKILALEADMTKWEQKYLEECTMRQFAMDAAATAAAQRDTTLISHSPRHSPNSSFNGDLLLASHKHQEMENRLKALHAQILEKDAVIKVLQQRSRRDPSKALQGSLRPAKSVPSVFAASAAPSWPGAGQSDRLAEGTSRGSTAGKATAEGAAAPATLPLPSHSKHGSKDGSTQTDGAAESSGQGEGTERPAGLLESSAAARAPDLSDMVEILI from the exons ATGAGGACGGCGGAGGACTCGAACGGGACGGTCCTGCACCGCCTGATTCAGGAGCAGCTGCGCTACGGGAACCTCACAGAGAACCGCACGCTGCTGGCCATCCAGCAGCAGGCCCTGCGTGGCGGTGGGGGTGCCGGCAGCCCCCGCTCCTCCCTGGAGAGCCTCAGTCCGGAGGAGAGCCAAATGGTGCAGCAGTCCACGCGGCAGGAGCCCCAGGGTCAGGAGCATCACTCTGACCACATCTACTTGGAGAACAGCATCTAtcggctctgccagccccagcacaaGGGCGAGGAGCTCCCGACCTACGAGGAGGCCAAGGCACATTCCCAGTACTACGCCTCGCAGCGGGGCGGGCAGCAGCCCGGAGGGGTCAGCCCAGGGATTTGGGGCGAAAATGGTCCACGCGGGGCCGAGAGTGGTACCCGACGCCCCGACGAGGGGCTGAAGGACCTGAAGCACGGCCACGTGCGGTCGCTGAGCGAGCGGCTGATGCGGATGTCGCTGGAGAGGAACGGGGCCAAAGCGCAGAGCCCCATCAGTGCTTCCCACAGCTACCCCCAGCTCTCCCGCCACCACCAGCTCGCTGCCCTCCGAGGGCAGCACCCCGAGGGGCCGGAGCCACGGGGACCCCCTCCGGAGTATCCCTATGTCATCCCTTCCCAGGACACCTACCTGGCCGAACCCCGACCCTGCTCCCGGGAAGGTCCTGGATTTCAGCATCCTGAAATCAG ggTGCTGCCCACCCACGTCCCCACCACTTTCCTGCCGCCACCGGGCACCCTGTGCCCGGGCACGCTGGGTCCCGCCAGCGTGGAGGCACTGGTGAGTGCCCAGGCGGTCTCAGCCAGCAGCCGCCTGGCCCGGGCAGATGCAGTCCTGCGGGAAAATGAGAGGCTCCAGCGGGAGAGTGAGAAGCTGCGGCGGGAGCTGGAGAGCTGTGCCgagaaagcaagctgcatcCAGAAG CTGGAGAGCGAGATCCAGCGCATCTCAGAGGATTACGAAAACCTCGTCAAGGCGTCTTCCAAGCGGGAAGCCTTGGAGAAAGCCATGAGGAACAAGAGAGATGGCGAGATGCGACGGCTCCAGGACTTCAACCGGGACCTGAAAG AGCGGTTGGAATCGGCGAACAAGCAGCTGGCCAGCAAGACCCAGGAAAGCCAGGAGAGCAACCAGGGCAGCGTGGCCAAACTCCTGGCGCAGA GCTACGAGCACCAGcaagagaaggagaagctggAGCGAGAGGTGTCCCTGCTGCGCAGTGCCAACGAGGACCAGCGGCGgcgggcagagctgctggagcaggcgCTGAGCAGTGCCCAGGCACGGGCAGCCAAGGCGGAAGCCGAGCTGCGGAAGAAGCGAGCCTACGTGGAGAAGGTGGAgcggctgcaggcagccctgggcCAGCTCCAGGCCGCCTGTGAAAAACGGGAGCAGCTCGAGCTGCGGCTCCGCACCCgcctggagcaggagctgaagaTGCTGCGGGCTCAGCAG AGGCACGCAGGTGCCGCAGGTGGGGGGACGCCGGAGCTGAGTGCCCACACGCTCTCTGAGCAgctgagggagaaggaggagaagatcCTGGCCCTGGAGGCTGACATGACCAAGTGGGAGCAGAAGTACCTGGAGGAGTGCACCATGCGGCAGTTTGCCATGGACGCCGCGGCCACTGCAGCCGCCCAGCGGGACACCACCCTCATCAGCCATTCCCCGCGGCACTCCCCCAACAGCAGCTTCAACGGGGATCTCCTCCTGGCCAGCCACAAGCACCAGGAGATGGAGAACAG gtTAAAAGCCCTTCATGCCCAAATCCTGGAGAAGGATGCCGTCATCAAGGTCCTGCAGCAGCGCTCACGGAGGGACCCCAGCAAAGCCCTCCAAGGCTCCCTGCGGCCAGCCAAGTCCGTGCCCTCTGTCTTTGCTGCCTCCGCCGCCCCGAGCTGGCCGGGGGCTGGCCAGAGTGACCGGCTGGCCGAGGGCACCTCCCGGGGCAGCACAG CAGGCAAAGCCACTGCCGAAGGGGCAGCAGCGCCCGCCaccctccctctgccctcccacTCCAAGCATGGCAGCAAGGACGGCAGCACGCAGACGGACGGGGCGGCCGAAAGCAGTGGCCAGGGCGAGGGCACTGAGCGCCCGGCTGGTTTGCTGG agagctCGGCTGCTGCCAGAGCCCCGGACCTGTCTGACATGGTGGAGATCCTGATTTAA
- the AMOTL2 gene encoding angiomotin-like protein 2 isoform X3, translating to MRTAEDSNGTVLHRLIQEQLRYGNLTENRTLLAIQQQALRGGGGAGSPRSSLESLSPEESQMVQQSTRQEPQGQEHHSDHIYLENSIYRLCQPQHKGEELPTYEEAKAHSQYYASQRGGQQPGGVSPGIWGENGPRGAESGTRRPDEGLKDLKHGHVRSLSERLMRMSLERNGAKAQSPISASHSYPQLSRHHQLAALRGQHPEGPEPRGPPPEYPYVIPSQDTYLAEPRPCSREGPGFQHPEIRVLPTHVPTTFLPPPGTLCPGTLGPASVEALVSAQAVSASSRLARADAVLRENERLQRESEKLRRELESCAEKASCIQKLESEIQRISEDYENLVKASSKREALEKAMRNKRDGEMRRLQDFNRDLKERLESANKQLASKTQESQESNQGSVAKLLAQSYEHQQEKEKLEREVSLLRSANEDQRRRAELLEQALSSAQARAAKAEAELRKKRAYVEKVERLQAALGQLQAACEKREQLELRLRTRLEQELKMLRAQQRHAGAAGGGTPELSAHTLSEQLREKEEKILALEADMTKWEQKYLEECTMRQFAMDAAATAAAQRDTTLISHSPRHSPNSSFNGDLLLASHKHQEMENRLKALHAQILEKDAVIKVLQQRSRRDPSKALQGSLRPAKSVPSVFAASAAPSWPGAGQSDRLAEGTSRGSTESSAAARAPDLSDMVEILI from the exons ATGAGGACGGCGGAGGACTCGAACGGGACGGTCCTGCACCGCCTGATTCAGGAGCAGCTGCGCTACGGGAACCTCACAGAGAACCGCACGCTGCTGGCCATCCAGCAGCAGGCCCTGCGTGGCGGTGGGGGTGCCGGCAGCCCCCGCTCCTCCCTGGAGAGCCTCAGTCCGGAGGAGAGCCAAATGGTGCAGCAGTCCACGCGGCAGGAGCCCCAGGGTCAGGAGCATCACTCTGACCACATCTACTTGGAGAACAGCATCTAtcggctctgccagccccagcacaaGGGCGAGGAGCTCCCGACCTACGAGGAGGCCAAGGCACATTCCCAGTACTACGCCTCGCAGCGGGGCGGGCAGCAGCCCGGAGGGGTCAGCCCAGGGATTTGGGGCGAAAATGGTCCACGCGGGGCCGAGAGTGGTACCCGACGCCCCGACGAGGGGCTGAAGGACCTGAAGCACGGCCACGTGCGGTCGCTGAGCGAGCGGCTGATGCGGATGTCGCTGGAGAGGAACGGGGCCAAAGCGCAGAGCCCCATCAGTGCTTCCCACAGCTACCCCCAGCTCTCCCGCCACCACCAGCTCGCTGCCCTCCGAGGGCAGCACCCCGAGGGGCCGGAGCCACGGGGACCCCCTCCGGAGTATCCCTATGTCATCCCTTCCCAGGACACCTACCTGGCCGAACCCCGACCCTGCTCCCGGGAAGGTCCTGGATTTCAGCATCCTGAAATCAG ggTGCTGCCCACCCACGTCCCCACCACTTTCCTGCCGCCACCGGGCACCCTGTGCCCGGGCACGCTGGGTCCCGCCAGCGTGGAGGCACTGGTGAGTGCCCAGGCGGTCTCAGCCAGCAGCCGCCTGGCCCGGGCAGATGCAGTCCTGCGGGAAAATGAGAGGCTCCAGCGGGAGAGTGAGAAGCTGCGGCGGGAGCTGGAGAGCTGTGCCgagaaagcaagctgcatcCAGAAG CTGGAGAGCGAGATCCAGCGCATCTCAGAGGATTACGAAAACCTCGTCAAGGCGTCTTCCAAGCGGGAAGCCTTGGAGAAAGCCATGAGGAACAAGAGAGATGGCGAGATGCGACGGCTCCAGGACTTCAACCGGGACCTGAAAG AGCGGTTGGAATCGGCGAACAAGCAGCTGGCCAGCAAGACCCAGGAAAGCCAGGAGAGCAACCAGGGCAGCGTGGCCAAACTCCTGGCGCAGA GCTACGAGCACCAGcaagagaaggagaagctggAGCGAGAGGTGTCCCTGCTGCGCAGTGCCAACGAGGACCAGCGGCGgcgggcagagctgctggagcaggcgCTGAGCAGTGCCCAGGCACGGGCAGCCAAGGCGGAAGCCGAGCTGCGGAAGAAGCGAGCCTACGTGGAGAAGGTGGAgcggctgcaggcagccctgggcCAGCTCCAGGCCGCCTGTGAAAAACGGGAGCAGCTCGAGCTGCGGCTCCGCACCCgcctggagcaggagctgaagaTGCTGCGGGCTCAGCAG AGGCACGCAGGTGCCGCAGGTGGGGGGACGCCGGAGCTGAGTGCCCACACGCTCTCTGAGCAgctgagggagaaggaggagaagatcCTGGCCCTGGAGGCTGACATGACCAAGTGGGAGCAGAAGTACCTGGAGGAGTGCACCATGCGGCAGTTTGCCATGGACGCCGCGGCCACTGCAGCCGCCCAGCGGGACACCACCCTCATCAGCCATTCCCCGCGGCACTCCCCCAACAGCAGCTTCAACGGGGATCTCCTCCTGGCCAGCCACAAGCACCAGGAGATGGAGAACAG gtTAAAAGCCCTTCATGCCCAAATCCTGGAGAAGGATGCCGTCATCAAGGTCCTGCAGCAGCGCTCACGGAGGGACCCCAGCAAAGCCCTCCAAGGCTCCCTGCGGCCAGCCAAGTCCGTGCCCTCTGTCTTTGCTGCCTCCGCCGCCCCGAGCTGGCCGGGGGCTGGCCAGAGTGACCGGCTGGCCGAGGGCACCTCCCGGGGCAGCACAG agagctCGGCTGCTGCCAGAGCCCCGGACCTGTCTGACATGGTGGAGATCCTGATTTAA
- the AMOTL2 gene encoding angiomotin-like protein 2 isoform X2, with product MRTAEDSNGTVLHRLIQEQLRYGNLTENRTLLAIQQQALRGGGGAGSPRSSLESLSPEESQMVQQSTRQEPQGQEHHSDHIYLENSIYRLCQPQHKGEELPTYEEAKAHSQYYASQRGGQQPGGVSPGIWGENGPRGAESGTRRPDEGLKDLKHGHVRSLSERLMRMSLERNGAKAQSPISASHSYPQLSRHHQLAALRGQHPEGPEPRGPPPEYPYVIPSQDTYLAEPRPCSREGPGFQHPEIRVLPTHVPTTFLPPPGTLCPGTLGPASVEALVSAQAVSASSRLARADAVLRENERLQRESEKLRRELESCAEKASCIQKLESEIQRISEDYENLVKASSKREALEKAMRNKRDGEMRRLQDFNRDLKERLESANKQLASKTQESQESNQGSVAKLLAQSYEHQQEKEKLEREVSLLRSANEDQRRRAELLEQALSSAQARAAKAEAELRKKRAYVEKVERLQAALGQLQAACEKREQLELRLRTRLEQELKMLRAQQRHAGAAGGGTPELSAHTLSEQLREKEEKILALEADMTKWEQKYLEECTMRQFAMDAAATAAAQRDTTLISHSPRHSPNSSFNGDLLLASHKHQEMENRLKALHAQILEKDAVIKVLQQRSRRDPSKALQGSLRPAKSVPSVFAASAAPSWPGAGQSDRLAEGTSRGSTGKATAEGAAAPATLPLPSHSKHGSKDGSTQTDGAAESSGQGEGTERPAGLLESSAAARAPDLSDMVEILI from the exons ATGAGGACGGCGGAGGACTCGAACGGGACGGTCCTGCACCGCCTGATTCAGGAGCAGCTGCGCTACGGGAACCTCACAGAGAACCGCACGCTGCTGGCCATCCAGCAGCAGGCCCTGCGTGGCGGTGGGGGTGCCGGCAGCCCCCGCTCCTCCCTGGAGAGCCTCAGTCCGGAGGAGAGCCAAATGGTGCAGCAGTCCACGCGGCAGGAGCCCCAGGGTCAGGAGCATCACTCTGACCACATCTACTTGGAGAACAGCATCTAtcggctctgccagccccagcacaaGGGCGAGGAGCTCCCGACCTACGAGGAGGCCAAGGCACATTCCCAGTACTACGCCTCGCAGCGGGGCGGGCAGCAGCCCGGAGGGGTCAGCCCAGGGATTTGGGGCGAAAATGGTCCACGCGGGGCCGAGAGTGGTACCCGACGCCCCGACGAGGGGCTGAAGGACCTGAAGCACGGCCACGTGCGGTCGCTGAGCGAGCGGCTGATGCGGATGTCGCTGGAGAGGAACGGGGCCAAAGCGCAGAGCCCCATCAGTGCTTCCCACAGCTACCCCCAGCTCTCCCGCCACCACCAGCTCGCTGCCCTCCGAGGGCAGCACCCCGAGGGGCCGGAGCCACGGGGACCCCCTCCGGAGTATCCCTATGTCATCCCTTCCCAGGACACCTACCTGGCCGAACCCCGACCCTGCTCCCGGGAAGGTCCTGGATTTCAGCATCCTGAAATCAG ggTGCTGCCCACCCACGTCCCCACCACTTTCCTGCCGCCACCGGGCACCCTGTGCCCGGGCACGCTGGGTCCCGCCAGCGTGGAGGCACTGGTGAGTGCCCAGGCGGTCTCAGCCAGCAGCCGCCTGGCCCGGGCAGATGCAGTCCTGCGGGAAAATGAGAGGCTCCAGCGGGAGAGTGAGAAGCTGCGGCGGGAGCTGGAGAGCTGTGCCgagaaagcaagctgcatcCAGAAG CTGGAGAGCGAGATCCAGCGCATCTCAGAGGATTACGAAAACCTCGTCAAGGCGTCTTCCAAGCGGGAAGCCTTGGAGAAAGCCATGAGGAACAAGAGAGATGGCGAGATGCGACGGCTCCAGGACTTCAACCGGGACCTGAAAG AGCGGTTGGAATCGGCGAACAAGCAGCTGGCCAGCAAGACCCAGGAAAGCCAGGAGAGCAACCAGGGCAGCGTGGCCAAACTCCTGGCGCAGA GCTACGAGCACCAGcaagagaaggagaagctggAGCGAGAGGTGTCCCTGCTGCGCAGTGCCAACGAGGACCAGCGGCGgcgggcagagctgctggagcaggcgCTGAGCAGTGCCCAGGCACGGGCAGCCAAGGCGGAAGCCGAGCTGCGGAAGAAGCGAGCCTACGTGGAGAAGGTGGAgcggctgcaggcagccctgggcCAGCTCCAGGCCGCCTGTGAAAAACGGGAGCAGCTCGAGCTGCGGCTCCGCACCCgcctggagcaggagctgaagaTGCTGCGGGCTCAGCAG AGGCACGCAGGTGCCGCAGGTGGGGGGACGCCGGAGCTGAGTGCCCACACGCTCTCTGAGCAgctgagggagaaggaggagaagatcCTGGCCCTGGAGGCTGACATGACCAAGTGGGAGCAGAAGTACCTGGAGGAGTGCACCATGCGGCAGTTTGCCATGGACGCCGCGGCCACTGCAGCCGCCCAGCGGGACACCACCCTCATCAGCCATTCCCCGCGGCACTCCCCCAACAGCAGCTTCAACGGGGATCTCCTCCTGGCCAGCCACAAGCACCAGGAGATGGAGAACAG gtTAAAAGCCCTTCATGCCCAAATCCTGGAGAAGGATGCCGTCATCAAGGTCCTGCAGCAGCGCTCACGGAGGGACCCCAGCAAAGCCCTCCAAGGCTCCCTGCGGCCAGCCAAGTCCGTGCCCTCTGTCTTTGCTGCCTCCGCCGCCCCGAGCTGGCCGGGGGCTGGCCAGAGTGACCGGCTGGCCGAGGGCACCTCCCGGGGCAGCACAG GCAAAGCCACTGCCGAAGGGGCAGCAGCGCCCGCCaccctccctctgccctcccacTCCAAGCATGGCAGCAAGGACGGCAGCACGCAGACGGACGGGGCGGCCGAAAGCAGTGGCCAGGGCGAGGGCACTGAGCGCCCGGCTGGTTTGCTGG agagctCGGCTGCTGCCAGAGCCCCGGACCTGTCTGACATGGTGGAGATCCTGATTTAA